One Bombina bombina isolate aBomBom1 chromosome 5, aBomBom1.pri, whole genome shotgun sequence DNA segment encodes these proteins:
- the LOC128660858 gene encoding lamina-associated polypeptide 2, isoforms alpha/zeta-like codes for MDKFLEVPGLPEAFPIPKRVADIVNKEWERPGIPFVPPPIFKKLFPMVDPRKDLWQSVPKVEGAVSTLNKRTTIPIEDSCAFKDPMDKKLEGLLKKMFVQQGYLLQPISCIVPVTTAAYFWFDELIKVLDSDSPPYEEIMDRINALKLANAFTLDATLQLARLAAKNSGFAIVARRALWLKSWSADASSKNKLLNIPFKGKTLFGPDLKEIISDITGGKGHALPQDRPFKAKNRPNFRPFRKNGPAQSATSSKQEGNTSQAKPAWRPMQGWNKGKQAKKPATATKTA; via the coding sequence atggacaagttcctagaggtgccggggctcccagaagcttttcctatacccaagcgggtggcggacattgttaataaagaatgggaaaggcccggtattcctttcgtccctccccccatatttaaaaaattgtttcctatggtcgaccccagaaaggacttatggcagtcagtccccaaggtcgagggagcggtttctactttaaacaaacgcaccactatacccatagaggatagttgtgctttcaaagatcctatggataaaaaattagaaggtttgctcaaaaagatgtttgttcagcagggttaccttctacaacccatttcatgcattgtccctgtcactacagctgcatatttctggtttgatgaactgataaaggtgctcgatagtgattctcctccttatgaggagattatggacagaatcaatgctctcaaattggctaatgctttcactctagacgccactttgcaattggctaggttagcggctaagaattctgggtttgctattgtggcgcgcagagcgctttggttgaaatcttggtcggctgatgcgtcttccaagaacaagctactaaacattcctttcaaggggaaaacgctgtttggtcccgacttgaaagagattatctctgatatcactgggggtaagggccacgcccttcctcaggatcggccgttcaaggcaaaaaatagacctaattttcgtccctttcgtaaaaacggaccagcccaaagtgctacgtcctctaagcaagagggtaatacttctcaggccaagccagcttggagaccaatgcaaggctggaacaagggaaagcaggccaagaaacctgccactgctaccaagacagcatga